The Ricinus communis isolate WT05 ecotype wild-type chromosome 8, ASM1957865v1, whole genome shotgun sequence sequence tttcaacatAAGTATTATTTTCAtcgttaataaaataatgttctgaatttcttttaaataacttgataaattaattttttaaaattttatctatattcCAGTCACATATAATAACacttatttatgattttagtaGAGCTccaatatattaaaatgatgaattttgttcttaaaaaaataaaattggagGGCAGATTGCTAATAATTAAGGGTTGAGAAAGCCTAGCTCGTATTAGCGTTGTTAATAATTGACATTATGGATTGCGTGCAAAGTGAATTCCAAAGAATGATTCAACGGACTTCAAAAAATgggaatataataatataaattaaaaagaaacgTTGCACCATCAACCAACAAAATCTCGGTATTTGATTGTTTCTAATGGAGGACAAGTCATTCTCGAAATGATTTTCCACAGGTCAACTGGAGCAATTTATTAACTCACAAGAATATAAGTATGAATTTCTTttaggaaaaataatatatatatatatatatatatatatatatatatatatatatatatatatatatattaattttgtagtttttcaattttaattatgtattttttaataggtaACAATACCAcgctttaaattattaattaattttcagtATATAGATTAATATCATTAACTTGACTCTTGAATtgggtgataaaaataattaatactaGCAACTcctttgattattttggagtcTGTTTGACTAAACTATTGTTGGTAACTGATAGCGGGTTGTTGTTGATATGGTTGTTGTTGATAAATGGTAGAAGATAGTTGATTGATAATtgttgtcacgacccactctgggggcccgtgaccggcactagggaatgggtaggcttaaggccaccgaaacccgtagtaagccttaccaacccgcaaatccaaatataaaatagtcataattgtcttgcataataCATCATCAAACTACCAACAAGAGTCAGAATAgttatacaaattttaaaatttcctactgcggatactctagagtaaaaatgacaagtatacaagtacaagataattacaaaagtccgAAAAGAAGAAGTCCTGTCGAGATGTCTTGAAGGCGAAAGTCTTTAATCACACCGAAAGAATTACAACCGATTCTAGAGtgagtcaaaatcaaataatctaaggGCTTTTGCAACCTtcacatgatatattaattattcaaaacaatataccaatttcCGAATATAATTGCagtcataatataaaatcatacaccataataataaaatgataaaaggagagtgtaaataaataaagacatttttactttcacgggacgtgtggctaagtagaaccctaaccccaaattctaacgtACCactttggctctcttaatccaataagatcgacgcccccgagagcaatgctcacTGCGGACCTTACTCAccctggtcacttaaatatccaaataagaaatctagtagccattcggctctcttaatccaataagactggccgagagcaatgctcgaccagggaccttacctccggtcagtcacttaaatatccaaataagccggccactcgagagcaatgctcgaccagggaccttacctccggcgaatttacacaaatcagcccagagagccatgctcgaccaggcatacccataaatatcttattacatgtccatgatcattacgcTCAtacgatgtaacccatcagggcagcatgttctacaagccacatttcccaattcgcaatcatcacatataagaaatatcattatctgatgaactcaaccaacacatatcgaaataaagattaaagatttaaggtaaaacaacgtgcaatttgcgaggggaaaaataataacgctcatcttattataacatactaataataaatttatattatttcaaatattaataatcaagtgaaatcatttaccttgcgatactaataatcatattaagcacaaattctaaatagcatattaaaatcagactagcaatagcgcaaagattaaatgactttaactcacagatttgaTGCGTTCCACAGTccgctcctacgcctcgggtggagctggcgggaaggctgaattatctaataacaaaagacatacaattaatagacattcgaacatttttcctaaacttagaccctaaggtcgactgcctagaattaaattggactcGAGGATTAGAAATTTGTGAACCTCCCTAAATtacggatatttaccccccgtaaaacgcgGTCAGGGACTGCAAAACATATGAGACATGCTGGAAATTAATAACAGGAGCCGGGCCACAAGAActgcattaatattttcccgactccaaaacaccacaatccaaacaattcaatttgatttatttttaaactacccaacacaagcaattaatagcctcaataactttctaatattataacaaaatttttcagagtctaataaaattataccgagttgaaaattaaaatatttcgcGCGTCCAGAAAACACTGGGGTCCGGAAGCCGGTCCCGCCAACAGTGTCGGAATTCAAATCCGGAAGCGCCTACGCGAAGCTCAAGTTGCGGAGAGTCCGGAAGGACAAGAGTTTTGGCCGGAAAGTGGCCGGAAGGCGGCGGATCGGGGCCGGAAAGTCGCTGCTCACGCGACACCTTTCAAGGCTGCCGGCAAGGATTTCCGACGGAGAAGGGTTGCTTCAAGGGTTTTCGGGGGTGGGGAGTCCGATTCCGGCGCCAGATCGCCGAAAACAAGCCGGCAAGAGGCCGAACGGCGAAGACAACTCCCTACCTTCGGCTAACGTCGGCGGAAAGGAGGAAAGGGGAAGGAGAGCTGCTGCAGAGCGGCGGGAAGGGAGGAAGGCGCTGGCGACGGCGGCGGCGAGCTGGGCGGCACGTAGGCGGCGCGGGGAAGAAGACAGTCGACGGGGGGAGGGAGAAGgaagggaggaaggaaaaggaggAGGGGGAGGGGAAAAAaagttttcctttttttttttttttttttttttttatatatatatatataattattattataactaaGGGTGTTACAATTGTGTTTAGTAAATCATTTATAGTTGttattgtttatatgtttattgatCAATATCGACATCaaattaacaatttattttcaataatatataataatataatattataattttaataagacagttaattatatattaaacataaaatgtatactaaaatttttatttatatagtaaatagtttttatattaataagtaaaGATATTAAAcatgatattatatattattttacttttataaagaaaaataatgttttaaaaatttaaattagtatttataagagatataaataattatttatttgtcatTTACTTGtaagaaaattcaaattaaattactaaatattaatattaaaataataattaagattaaaaataataaaatagtaaattagtttattcattttaaatataagagcTGTTGGTGAAAAGCTCTAACTCGGAGCTTTTGTGAACTAGagcatttcattattttaataactaCCAATCGCtcttcaaaaaatttaaccaaACAACTTAACATAGCTATTGAAAACTGAAAAACTATCAGTTGTTTTTTAACAGCTATGCCAAACACCACTTTGATTGAAAATGGTGAATAATGGagggaaaaaaaattgattttcaatGATTTCGAATAAATTCGAATAGCTTTGAACCATCCTATAACATTACAGATTTTATCTCTATGCTAGCTTTTAACAAAATTGATTGTACAATAATTGAATacaaatttaagattttaagaCCGAAATTACTAATAGTGTAGGCACTTATgatgaaaattattaataatttaaagcaggtactattatttattttaaaagataatacatatttaaaaattaaaaaatcataaaaagcacaattttatttagaatttttctttatttttattataatactgctaaatttaattaattacaagtGCAGGAGGACACGATACTCCTTTACACCATTTTCGGAGACCATTCCTCACGCCTGACTGTAAacataatacaataatataaatatttcagaATTTCTCTGTTGTCAAGTAACGcaattacaacccttatataCACTTTATCCAAGCCATCACTCATATACTAACTTAAACATTATAGTAGTTTTTCAGATACCACACTGAGGAGCTCTAACTTGTTTTCTTACAGATATCGAGGAGATCTCCAAGTCTTGACTaaatcacaattaattaacgtacatattttttttgactTGGATGTTTCTAGCTAATTACCaacaataaaaactatatatactAACTAAAAATGTATTGTCTGGTATaccttttaaaaattgtaatatttgtAACTAAAAGTTACGAATTgagataaaaattaagttgTTATCGAGTTATAGGTGTCTTCTTTTTACATCTATAAttaagttgtttttattgacTGGAAAATGGGCGTAAAGGTGACACATATCTTCCGAGCGGGGAAAGGGTGGCTAATTGTCTTTCTCAAGAGGCCCTGTGGACATGGTGGACCCTTAATCCTTCCTTTTGTGCGTATTTTCTAGATGATGATTTGCTGACTAAAGGGCatattgtaaatttttatagtTCGGTTAGGCTTATTTCTTATGCCTAATTCCTAATTTGTTTCTCTTTCATATAGCTTCCATTTGCTAGTTTGCCGGACCATcttgcttttgtttttattctttttaataaataattaaaaaaagagtgTGATACGGTGCTTGGACGGCTTTAGCCAAGGACTCAAAACATGGGATTTAAATGGTTTCCACTGAGCTATGGCCTATCAATATATCCCCCGAAGTCGTTATTTGGGTCTGCATACATAATTTTACTTCCAAAAGTAccatattattatgtaattttgaGATTTAACATATTACAttgctttatattttaatattacatttaGACATTCTTGAGGTTTGTCCAAATATTTTGGTTCTGCCACCGTTAGATTTTCCACGGACAGGAATTATAACAGAGGCTAAAAGGGAACATCTGAAATTGTAGTTCAACTTAAAACCCATCTCAAAGTATTCAAGCGCATACCAGGTTGCTTCATATTTGATCCAGTCTCTAATGTCAGATATGCTTTAAACATCCTCTAAAAAGGTGCTGAAGCTAGCACAAGAATGACCCTTGATCAAACAAGtagcacaaaaaaaaaaaaaggtccTGACACTAGAGGTAAAACCGTAAAATAATCAGTAAAgaatgatattttgatttaaacaAATGTGTCACGCAGTGCCCGGCTCAACTTCATGCGCATATTCACTAAAGTACCACTCCGAGCTAGTCCAAGGGACAATCCCCACAATTGGCCTGTCATTTCTTCTAGTGCACTACTACCTGGCTAGTGGAGTTGATTCAGTCATCATTACAATGGACTTAGTCTTATGTCCTTCCTCTGCTCGAGCTGTTTCTTCCGCTAAGCTCTCGATAAGTTCTCTCACTACTTGATTCATAGTTGGCCTGCCAGCAGAAGTGGGAGAAGTACAAGCCATTGCTACTTCTACAGCTTTCCACACAGAGTTAATGTCGAAATCTCCACCTAAGCACGGATCAAtaactgttttaatatcacCATTTGCGACCAGAGAACTAACCCAGTGGCTTATGTGAATACTTCTCTCATCTATTACTGCAATCACTGGCCTGCCTGTGATTATCtttaagagaacaaccccgaAGCTGTACACATCACTTTTTTCTGTTAGCCAGTTTGTCATAGAATACCTGCAGGACATAAGTTGGAACTCGGACCATGTTAGTTTCCATTTTCCAATTTCTCTCGAGACTATGTTTCTTGATCAAACAAGCATTACAGTTTAATAGTTTGATATGAACTACTCACTCAGGATCAAGGTAGCCAGGGGTGCCGGCAACAACTGTTGATACATGAGTGCCGCCTTCAACTGGGAAAGATTTGGACAGCCCAAAATCAGCAAGTCTGGCTTGGAATTGGTCATTTAATAAGATGTTTGCAGTCTTTATATCTCTATGTACAATTGGTGGCTTGCATCCATTGTGCAGATATTCCAATCCTGCATTCGGATTTATTCCACATATATTAGTTCCCTTCTGGCCATAAAAGTATAACAGGTAAGTGGATTAAAAAATCCAAgctagttttcttttttatagcAAACCCTTTGCGGCTTCAACAGCTATGTCTAGTCTCCTCTCCCACTTCAATACATGTCTGTTTCTACCTGCATTTATATATGCAAATACTGGCTCAGGTTTTCTGAATGTTAGACACCGCGTAGTATGCTTAGCTTGGTAAATGGCAATGCCAGAAATGTAACCTGACAATAGGTGTTCTAGATCTCCATTGGCCATGTACTCGTAGATGAGCCCCATTTTGGTGCCTTCATTACAGAACCCAACAAGGCTTGTTAAGTTTCTGTGGTGAACTCTCAAAAGAAGTTTAACCTGATATCAGAAACGTCTCTTCAGTAGGCACTAAATGtgctaaaatcaattttacaTGAAATATGAGTAGATAGAATTACCTCTGCATGAAACTCCTTATATCCTTGGGCAGATAATGGAGAGAGTATCTTTACAGCTACTTGAGTGTCATCTAAGTAGCCGTGGTATACTGTTCCAAATCCTCCCTTACCAAGAACCCTCTCGAAGTTGTTGGTAATATTCAGGATCTCAGAATAAGTGAACTGTCGTTCCTTTGATTCCAGTGGACCATATATATTGCTAGTTTTGGTATCTTCTTCTACAGCTAGTGGTACTTCATTAACAAATTGAATTAGTAAGCAGAATCAAGAAACTCATGCAATTGAATGAAAATTTGCACTTCTAGTTTTAGAAAATCTTGAAGTCTTCAGGTTCAAATTCTAATGTTCAACATTACGAGTCATACcttgttgttttcttcttttacggGTATATAATATGGCAGCCAACGCAGAAATGATTATTAGCACGCCAGCAATTGATGCCACTACTGGAACAACTacgttgtttttcttttcattcttgcatgaacttttcAAACATAGATTTGCGTTTCCACCAACACTAAGCAATAGAATAGACTATTATAAGAAAGATTTGGAATGTTTATCTTAAAATTCAAGCTAAACATTTACAGCTACAAATAATCACCTTAATACCAGCAAATTCTGCTCTGATTTTTCAACGAGCGAAGGTGGAACCGAACCGCTGAGTCTGTTTCCTGTCAAGATCCTGCAAAGGAACTCAGATAATTTACATAGTTCCTGAGGCGTTACTTGTTTCAAAAGACGTATGTATTTCCAGTTCTGGTACCAattatataacttacaagacgTTCAAGGATGGCAactgagaaagaaaatcaggCACCGATCCGGTCAAATAATTGTTTGATAGGTCCCTGAGATTGTAATAGAAACTTCTAAAAGAACTGCTTTGGTATTGAGATACTCAGAACAGACTGCTTTATTTAGACTTACAGAGATTCTAAAGATGTAAGACTGGATATGGAGGAAGGTATTTCGCCGGTCAATCCACTTGATGATAAGTTCCTAATTCATATTCAGTACTGTTATCAGAGAGTGTTCTAATTAACAAAAGTTTCCTCAGTAAAAGGAATCGACTTACAAGGATATGATTCTGGGCATGACGTTGCCACTGTAGCTGCAGTTTAGACCTTCCCACAAGTAGGCTTGAGGGGCGCATGGATCTCCTTGCCAGTTCCTTTTTATTCCATATGATG is a genomic window containing:
- the LOC8281592 gene encoding LRR receptor-like serine/threonine-protein kinase IOS1 isoform X2, whose translation is MNLFISLNLDKADHYFVFKENIKMIMVGKFLLIFLSKLAAAGNQRKLNANSIPGMLKYYPFPLLSIIALLAVVQAQAQSGFISIDCGISENATYTDSTTSIDYVSDAAFIDTGKSKSIAAEYTRYNINQQLQNVRSFAEGVRNCYKIGLKKGAKYLIRAEFLYGNYDGQNKAPIFDLYLGSSKWETVDTINSTMIITKEIIHLINTSYIDVCLVNTGSGTPFMSKLELRPIRISAYSTSLGSLARFSRSDVGSTTNRTLRYADDVYDRIWTPNHFFKWAEISTSETIDALAQNDYRPPSIVMRTAGIPANDNEPMTVSIDFEDTTFRFLVYMHFAEILKLEANESRQFNISLNGEHWFGPLRPDYLYTTTVFSPTVLSGGQYEFSIYKTENSTLPPLLNAIEIYYILDLSQPQSNQEDVDAITNIKSSYGIKRNWQGDPCAPQAYLWEGLNCSYSGNVMPRIISLNLSSSGLTGEIPSSISSLTSLESLDLSNNYLTGSVPDFLSQLPSLNVLILTGNRLSGSVPPSLVEKSEQNLLVLSVGGNANLCLKSSCKNEKKNNVVVPVVASIAGVLIIISALAAILYTRKRRKQQAVEEDTKTSNIYGPLESKERQFTYSEILNITNNFERVLGKGGFGTVYHGYLDDTQVAVKILSPLSAQGYKEFHAEVKLLLRVHHRNLTSLVGFCNEGTKMGLIYEYMANGDLEHLLSGRNRHVLKWERRLDIAVEAAKGLEYLHNGCKPPIVHRDIKTANILLNDQFQARLADFGLSKSFPVEGGTHVSTVVAGTPGYLDPEYSMTNWLTEKSDVYSFGVVLLKIITGRPVIAVIDERSIHISHWVSSLVANGDIKTVIDPCLGGDFDINSVWKAVEVAMACTSPTSAGRPTMNQVVRELIESLAEETARAEEGHKTKSIVMMTESTPLAR
- the LOC8281592 gene encoding LRR receptor-like serine/threonine-protein kinase IOS1 isoform X3, which gives rise to MNLFISLNLDKADHYFVFKENIKMIMVGKFLLIFLSKLAAAGNQRKLNANSIPGMLKYYPFPLLSIIALLAVVQAQAQSGFISIDCGISENATYTDSTTSIDYVSDAAFIDTGKSKSIAAEYTRYNINQQLQNVRSFAEGVRNCYKIGLKKGAKYLIRAEFLYGNYDGQNKAPIFDLYLGSSKWETVDTINSTMIITKEIIHLINTSYIDVCLVNTGSGTPFMSKLELRPIRISAYSTSLGSLARFSRSDVGSTTNRTLRYADDVYDRIWTPNHFFKWAEISTSETIDALAQNDYRPPSIVMRTAGIPANDNEPMTVSIDFEDTTFRFLVYMHFAEILKLEANESRQFNISLNGEHWFGPLRPDYLYTTTVFSPTVLSGGQYEFSIYKTENSTLPPLLNAIEIYYILDLSQPQSNQEDVDAITNIKSSYGIKRNWQGDPCAPQAYLWEGLNCSYSGNVMPRIISLNLSSSGLTGEIPSSISSLTSLESLDLSNNYLTGSVPDFLSQLPSLNVLILTGNRLSGSVPPSLVEKSEQNLLVLSVGGNANLCLKSSCKNEKKNNVVVPVVASIAGVLIIISALAAILYTRKRRKQQVPLAVEEDTKTSNIYGPLESKERQFTYSEILNITNNFERVLGKGGFGTVYHGYLDDTQVAVKILSPLSAQGYKEFHAEVKLLLRVHHRNLTSLVGFCNEGTKMGLIYEYMANGDLEHLLSGRNRHVLKWERRLDIAVEAAKGLEYLHNGCKPPIVHRDIKTANILLNDQFQARLADFGLSKSFPVEGGTHVSTVVAGTPGYLDPEYSMTNWLTEKSDVYSFGVVLLKIITGRPVIAVIDERSGDFDINSVWKAVEVAMACTSPTSAGRPTMNQVVRELIESLAEETARAEEGHKTKSIVMMTESTPLAR
- the LOC8281592 gene encoding LRR receptor-like serine/threonine-protein kinase IOS1 isoform X1; protein product: MNLFISLNLDKADHYFVFKENIKMIMVGKFLLIFLSKLAAAGNQRKLNANSIPGMLKYYPFPLLSIIALLAVVQAQAQSGFISIDCGISENATYTDSTTSIDYVSDAAFIDTGKSKSIAAEYTRYNINQQLQNVRSFAEGVRNCYKIGLKKGAKYLIRAEFLYGNYDGQNKAPIFDLYLGSSKWETVDTINSTMIITKEIIHLINTSYIDVCLVNTGSGTPFMSKLELRPIRISAYSTSLGSLARFSRSDVGSTTNRTLRYADDVYDRIWTPNHFFKWAEISTSETIDALAQNDYRPPSIVMRTAGIPANDNEPMTVSIDFEDTTFRFLVYMHFAEILKLEANESRQFNISLNGEHWFGPLRPDYLYTTTVFSPTVLSGGQYEFSIYKTENSTLPPLLNAIEIYYILDLSQPQSNQEDVDAITNIKSSYGIKRNWQGDPCAPQAYLWEGLNCSYSGNVMPRIISLNLSSSGLTGEIPSSISSLTSLESLDLSNNYLTGSVPDFLSQLPSLNVLILTGNRLSGSVPPSLVEKSEQNLLVLSVGGNANLCLKSSCKNEKKNNVVVPVVASIAGVLIIISALAAILYTRKRRKQQVPLAVEEDTKTSNIYGPLESKERQFTYSEILNITNNFERVLGKGGFGTVYHGYLDDTQVAVKILSPLSAQGYKEFHAEVKLLLRVHHRNLTSLVGFCNEGTKMGLIYEYMANGDLEHLLSGRNRHVLKWERRLDIAVEAAKGLEYLHNGCKPPIVHRDIKTANILLNDQFQARLADFGLSKSFPVEGGTHVSTVVAGTPGYLDPEYSMTNWLTEKSDVYSFGVVLLKIITGRPVIAVIDERSIHISHWVSSLVANGDIKTVIDPCLGGDFDINSVWKAVEVAMACTSPTSAGRPTMNQVVRELIESLAEETARAEEGHKTKSIVMMTESTPLAR